A region from the Marinobacter sp. SS13-12 genome encodes:
- a CDS encoding C39 family peptidase codes for MLLVLAGSILTFTMAQEAVIVEPYQQGTIVIEQDFDTSPIELRTDTRVEPLVEQQFRNIVRQAYDYSCGSAALTTVLNFYLGRNLGERQVMEGLLHYGESERIVQRRAFSMLDMKRLVTALGYPSGGFRATIDDLIDLDHPAIVPIQHAGFKHFVVLRTIRDGRVYLADPAVGNISFTLAQFEEKWDDNVLFIVFPGSDKPLDYLELKEEDLRFVDDQTMTLLALQKIPEFHESTERRIRNMLERQKNNPDGSVENTRKQLFYRRN; via the coding sequence ATGCTGCTGGTACTCGCCGGATCCATCCTCACGTTCACCATGGCCCAGGAGGCAGTCATTGTTGAGCCTTATCAGCAGGGCACCATCGTGATTGAGCAGGATTTTGATACCAGCCCCATTGAGCTGAGAACCGACACACGTGTGGAGCCGCTGGTAGAGCAGCAATTCCGCAACATTGTGCGGCAGGCCTATGACTACAGCTGTGGCAGCGCGGCATTGACTACCGTACTCAATTTCTACCTGGGCAGGAACCTCGGGGAGCGGCAGGTTATGGAGGGTTTGCTTCATTATGGAGAAAGCGAGCGCATCGTTCAGCGGCGAGCCTTCTCCATGCTTGATATGAAGCGCCTGGTGACCGCCCTGGGTTATCCGTCCGGGGGCTTCCGCGCCACCATTGATGATCTGATTGACCTGGACCACCCGGCGATCGTCCCCATCCAGCATGCAGGCTTCAAGCATTTTGTGGTGCTGCGAACCATCCGGGACGGTCGGGTATACCTGGCTGACCCGGCGGTCGGCAACATTTCTTTTACGCTTGCCCAGTTCGAGGAAAAGTGGGACGACAATGTGCTTTTCATTGTCTTCCCCGGCAGCGACAAACCACTGGATTACCTTGAGTTGAAGGAAGAGGATTTGCGGTTTGTGGACGACCAGACAATGACGTTGCTGGCGCTTCAGAAGATTCCCGAGTTTCACGAGTCAACGGAACGCCGGATCCGGAACATGCTGGAACGCCAGAAAAACAATCCGGACGGCAGTGTCGAGAATACCAGAAAGCAGCTGTTCTACCGTCGCAATTAA